A DNA window from Argonema galeatum A003/A1 contains the following coding sequences:
- a CDS encoding SDR family oxidoreductase has protein sequence MSLLIVGSTGTLGRQVVRRALDEGYEVRCLVRSVKKAAFLKEWGASLVRGDLSDPESLPPTLEGVTAVIDAATARPTDSLSIKRVDWQGKVALIQAAKSAGIERFIFFSILDSEKYPHVPLMEIKQCTEIFLTESGLNYTILRPCGFMQGLIGQYAVPILEKQSVWVTSQTSPIAYMDTQDIAKFAIRALSVPETENRTFPIVGTRAWSADEIISLCGRLSGQEAKVTRLPLGLMRAVRQMARFFQWGWNLADRLAFAEVLASDKPLNASMEEVYTVFGLDPQETTTLEAYLQDYFSRILKKLKELDYEQAKTKKKSKRQSLRF, from the coding sequence ATGAGCTTATTAATTGTCGGTTCCACAGGCACATTAGGAAGACAGGTTGTCCGTCGCGCCCTAGATGAAGGATACGAAGTCCGCTGCTTAGTCCGCAGCGTCAAGAAAGCAGCTTTCTTAAAAGAATGGGGCGCATCTCTCGTGCGTGGTGACCTCAGCGACCCCGAAAGCCTACCCCCAACCTTGGAAGGCGTAACAGCAGTTATCGATGCTGCAACCGCCCGACCTACAGATTCCCTCAGCATCAAACGGGTAGACTGGCAAGGCAAGGTAGCGCTGATCCAAGCCGCCAAATCCGCCGGTATAGAGCGTTTTATCTTCTTTTCCATTCTCGACTCTGAGAAATATCCCCACGTACCCTTGATGGAGATTAAGCAATGTACTGAAATCTTTTTGACAGAGTCTGGATTAAATTACACTATCCTGAGACCCTGCGGCTTTATGCAAGGGTTGATCGGTCAGTACGCAGTTCCCATCTTAGAAAAACAGTCAGTATGGGTCACCAGCCAGACCTCTCCGATTGCCTACATGGATACCCAAGACATCGCCAAATTTGCGATCCGCGCCCTCTCCGTTCCCGAAACTGAAAATAGAACTTTTCCAATCGTGGGGACACGGGCCTGGAGTGCCGATGAAATAATTAGCCTGTGCGGGCGCTTGTCGGGACAAGAAGCAAAGGTAACGCGCCTACCCCTGGGCTTAATGCGTGCTGTTCGCCAAATGGCGCGGTTTTTTCAGTGGGGCTGGAATTTAGCCGATCGGCTAGCCTTTGCAGAAGTTTTAGCTTCTGATAAACCCTTAAATGCTTCAATGGAAGAGGTTTATACTGTATTCGGCCTAGACCCCCAAGAAACAACTACCCTAGAAGCCTACTTACAAGATTACTTCAGTCGAATTTTGAAGAAACTCAAAGAATTAGATTATGAACAGGCTAAAACTAAAAAGAAATCAAAAAGACAATCCTTAAGATTTTAG
- a CDS encoding PetM family cytochrome b6-f complex subunit 7: MSGEILNAAVLSFTLVLVGLAMGFLLLKIQGSEE; this comes from the coding sequence ATGAGCGGAGAGATTTTGAATGCAGCGGTTTTGTCCTTCACCCTAGTTCTTGTGGGTTTAGCTATGGGCTTTTTGCTCCTAAAAATCCAAGGGTCTGAAGAATAG
- the pdxA gene encoding 4-hydroxythreonine-4-phosphate dehydrogenase PdxA: MKAERSFFTEVSVKLRDGDRRPRLAVTLGDPAGIGPEVILKALADPDVIQDCDITVVGSRSLLAKIYADLSDSVQFLADPAQLSILDVELDGDLNQIIAGTGNAASGAASFAYMERAIRCALAGEFQAIVTGPIAKSAWKAAGYNYPGQTELLAERSGVERFGMLFVARSPHTGWILRTLLATTHIPLRQVADALTPQLMSAKLDLLIECLREDFGIDKPRIAVAGLNPHSGEQGQLGREELDWLIPWLEEERNARPYAILDGLVPPDTMWVKPGQAWYGNSKTAVADGYLALYHDQGLIPVKLMAFDRAVNTTIGLPFIRTSPDHGTAFDIAGKGIADATSMKAALQLAVELANQKVNEKL; encoded by the coding sequence ATGAAGGCTGAAAGAAGTTTCTTTACAGAAGTGTCTGTAAAATTAAGGGATGGCGATCGGCGTCCCCGATTGGCTGTGACGCTGGGAGACCCGGCTGGGATCGGGCCAGAGGTGATTCTGAAGGCGCTGGCAGATCCAGATGTTATCCAAGATTGCGATATTACGGTGGTTGGTAGTCGATCGCTTCTGGCCAAAATTTATGCAGATTTGTCTGATTCTGTGCAATTTTTGGCAGATCCGGCGCAGTTATCTATCCTGGATGTCGAATTAGATGGTGATTTGAATCAGATTATTGCTGGAACTGGTAATGCTGCTAGTGGTGCGGCGAGTTTTGCTTATATGGAAAGGGCGATACGTTGCGCTTTAGCTGGTGAGTTCCAGGCTATTGTAACGGGGCCGATCGCTAAGTCGGCTTGGAAGGCTGCTGGCTATAATTATCCCGGTCAAACTGAACTTTTAGCAGAACGATCGGGTGTCGAGCGGTTTGGAATGTTGTTTGTCGCGCGATCGCCTCACACTGGCTGGATTCTTCGCACTTTACTTGCTACCACACATATTCCCCTACGTCAAGTGGCAGATGCGCTGACGCCGCAACTGATGAGTGCAAAACTTGATTTACTGATCGAATGTTTGCGCGAAGATTTTGGGATTGACAAACCCAGGATCGCCGTTGCTGGGTTAAATCCCCACAGCGGCGAACAGGGACAATTAGGACGTGAAGAACTAGATTGGTTAATTCCGTGGTTAGAGGAGGAACGCAACGCCCGACCATACGCAATTCTTGATGGCCTTGTGCCGCCCGATACTATGTGGGTAAAGCCCGGTCAAGCTTGGTACGGGAACAGCAAAACAGCGGTAGCAGATGGTTATCTGGCTTTGTACCACGATCAAGGCTTGATTCCGGTGAAATTGATGGCTTTCGATCGGGCCGTAAATACTACGATCGGTTTGCCATTTATCCGTACTTCCCCGGATCACGGAACAGCGTTTGATATTGCGGGTAAGGGAATTGCCGATGCGACAAGTATGAAAGCAGCATTGCAATTAGCAGTTGAATTGGCGAATCAAAAGGTAAATGAAAAACTTTAA